The following coding sequences are from one Deltaproteobacteria bacterium window:
- a CDS encoding DUF1059 domain-containing protein — protein sequence MSKVIYCRDAGVDCDYVCRGETEEELFQDALEHGRQFHGMTEIPPDLKEKMRSLIREEKAA from the coding sequence ATGTCGAAAGTGATCTACTGCAGGGACGCCGGTGTGGATTGCGATTACGTCTGCCGCGGCGAAACGGAGGAGGAACTGTTCCAGGACGCTCTTGAGCACGGAAGGCAATTCCACGGAATGACGGAAATCCCGCCGGACCTGAAAGAGAAGATGCGGAGTCTCATCCGCGAGGAGAAGGCCGCGTAA
- a CDS encoding response regulator — MEAPVRILFVDDEANILKSLRRLFDDEPFEVETAASGEDALVFLRAKAEVGVIVTDQRMPGMSGAQFLEKAREIVPEAVRIVLTGYADVVAAVDAINKGGAHRYITKPWNDQDLVLAVREAAQRYSLVRENRRLTGVVLRQNKELKEWNVNLEQRVAGQTGEIRRQNETLCALNEKLQRNFADMLGAFAALIELRGSASRDHSRNVAALAERIACSMALPAEEIETIRVAALLHDIGKIGCSDLLLRKVEKSMTPAEKAAYMEHPVRGQTAIDTIEELRPAGVIIRGHHECWDGSGFPDNLHGEAIPVGSRIVAVADFLDHEIASRRNGGTPDSVLDALRALLGTRFDPRLFRCAAETVPPVFAELPQAAGAVEMELSLEDLCEGMVLSRDIVSGTGILLLRAGMTLDSSSIKGLRRNLGLDPGSGGVFVVMSGEKV, encoded by the coding sequence CTGGAAGCCCCCGTGCGCATATTGTTTGTCGACGACGAGGCGAACATCCTGAAGTCTCTTCGGCGCCTGTTCGACGACGAGCCGTTCGAGGTCGAGACCGCTGCTTCGGGGGAAGATGCGCTCGTATTCCTGCGGGCGAAGGCGGAAGTCGGCGTAATAGTGACGGACCAGAGGATGCCGGGCATGAGCGGAGCCCAATTCCTCGAGAAAGCAAGGGAAATCGTTCCCGAGGCGGTGCGGATCGTCCTGACCGGCTACGCGGACGTGGTCGCCGCGGTCGACGCCATCAACAAGGGCGGCGCGCACCGATACATAACGAAGCCGTGGAACGACCAGGATCTTGTATTGGCCGTTCGGGAGGCGGCGCAGCGGTATTCCCTCGTGAGGGAAAACCGCCGGCTCACGGGCGTCGTCCTGCGCCAGAACAAGGAACTCAAGGAATGGAACGTCAACCTCGAGCAGCGCGTTGCCGGGCAGACCGGGGAGATTCGACGTCAGAACGAGACGTTGTGCGCATTGAATGAAAAGCTGCAACGGAACTTCGCCGACATGCTGGGCGCCTTCGCGGCGCTCATCGAGCTTCGCGGCAGCGCTTCCCGGGACCATTCACGCAACGTCGCAGCCCTCGCGGAGAGGATCGCATGCTCGATGGCGCTTCCAGCGGAGGAGATCGAAACGATCCGCGTCGCCGCTCTCCTTCACGATATCGGGAAGATAGGGTGTTCCGACCTCCTTCTGCGCAAAGTGGAGAAATCGATGACTCCCGCCGAGAAGGCGGCATACATGGAACACCCGGTGCGCGGGCAGACTGCCATCGACACCATCGAGGAGCTACGTCCGGCCGGCGTCATCATCCGCGGCCACCACGAATGCTGGGACGGGAGCGGTTTCCCCGACAATCTTCACGGCGAGGCGATACCCGTCGGCTCCCGGATCGTCGCAGTGGCCGATTTCCTGGACCACGAGATCGCCTCCAGGCGAAACGGGGGCACCCCCGATTCCGTTCTCGATGCATTGAGGGCGCTGCTTGGTACGAGGTTCGATCCCAGGCTGTTCCGGTGCGCAGCGGAAACAGTGCCGCCTGTCTTCGCGGAATTGCCCCAGGCAGCCGGTGCGGTCGAGATGGAACTGTCCCTGGAAGATTTGTGCGAGGGGATGGTGCTCTCGCGGGACATCGTAAGCGGCACGGGCATTCTGCTGCTGCGGGCCGGTATGACGCTCGACTCCTCCAGCATAAAGGGGCTTCGTCGAAACCTCGGGCTGGATCCGGGGAGCGGGGGCGTCTTCGTCGTGATGTCGGGCGAAAAGGTTTAA